Genomic segment of Hydractinia symbiolongicarpus strain clone_291-10 chromosome 5, HSymV2.1, whole genome shotgun sequence:
TCAAATATGGGGAATAATCACAAAAATATGCTACTTGAACTTACGCCTGAGGATTGCTTCCTGTGGGACATGAAGTTATCATACATGTAAGCAACGTTGTCAATGCCACGATCTCTTGTTATTAAATTCACCAGTTTCTTTCGCCAAGCAACGCTAAATTCATCGTTTTTTGGGGGAATTCCAAAAATATAGAGACACCAGCGGTGCCTCTAGATACATTACAACTAAAAATTGAGCAACTAGCACcaggcattttaaaagtttacacAGTACGTAACGCTATTAAATTCGTTTAAATTTtcgcattttttacattttatgcaCCTAAAAGTGGACTGGGCAGTAAAAAATTGGAGAACACAACATAAAATGCGGAAATCGGTTTGTACTCGCGGGAGTCACCAGactattctttttcttgtgactatggtTCCATACTGCCCTGCCAGTTGACGGGCCAGGACCAACTTGTTAAAATGTATTTGCATGCATCAAAACCTTGTATTTAACGTAACTAAATCCAATAAACTGAAAAGACTGAACTTTTTATATTGTTGTATATAGCTACTGAGATTAAATCGAGTTACGCGTTTTAAGTTTGTTGTGGGTATCAAAAGCAACACTGCTAGGTAACTCTTTGTGAAAGACCAGATCGTTGATTTGCATTCAAAACACAGCTGACAGGATCGTATAGAAAAGACATATTTTAAAGTAGTTAGAGACTTGCTTGTTGCATGATTAGAGATGTTTTTAACTGGATTGTTGTGTGCATAATGACTAGCTAAATAATTGTGTTATTATGTAACAGCTAGTTAGAAAGTTACTTATTTTCAaactacagttgactctctctatctcgaactattTACGTTAACGTTTCAAAATAATTGTTGATGGAATTATTACAACTTGACCTTTTACGTAATTTGAGCAGTGGGATTGTTTTGACTGGTCTTTGGGAGCATCCatgattaaaaaattttgtaatatatataaattttatgttttaatttatattttatgtgatcAATGATAAAACTCAAAAACCTTCAACCAGTTTAACCGTGGTGGTCATTCAAGTCATTGATGAAAGTCCTACAAACCAATTTCGTGAAAACTAAAAGTACATTAAATTTAAGATGTTATTTCGGTATTTAGTATTCatatttttgttaaagttttatCAGTGTATTGTAGATCAAATCAGACTGACCAGCCTTAACTTTAAATACcatcaaaaattttacaaataaagtgtcctcttttcactactaaatcgcGCCAACCAGCACAGTCAGTAaagaaaaagagagaaaagaagAGATTGAACATGCGAagaatgcattaatcgcaaatacATACAGTCAGAAAGTCGTCACGTATAAAGGTATAAAATAAGTCAAGTATAAAatcaagtataaaaaaaaaaagatccaACCAAGAGTGAAACATCAGAAGAATTTACCACATCAGGATGTCTAACCCTTTTACTAGttaacacaagatcaaatgtatTTTTAATCCAAGATGCACTCCAAAAAACTTTTCCAGCAGCACacgacgtttattcaacgttgATTCGACGTTGAATTCCGGTCGTGACGTCGCAGTATAAGCCAAAAGACAAAATTAGCTCACCTGaaagaaaaatcaaagttaCGAGATTCTGTGTAAAGACTGTGATTAGTATATATAGgcgaataaaaaagaaaatttaagcgGCAAGTTCACATATGCGCGCAGTAAGAAACGGATCGAATTTGCGAACCACAGCTGGAGCAAAATTCATCAGCTTAACTgtgatgagaagaaaatcattgacagagaatccagaacaacggccaggaagataaAAGAAACCATCAATAGTGTAGAACatgacaaacacataaacagcatctcgtatcaacttcctaaATTTAGTTACCAGCCCTACAAAAGAAGTAGTTATTTCCACTTAGGTCTGAAAATGTTGattatcgtaattaactgtaattaacaGCTTGTTTCCTGATTGATTAATTCTTATGAATTTCGATTCTGTGTAGTCATACATCaacttgtttaaaaatattttagactTATGTAAGGTGTTTTTTAATGCGACGTCTTTCCTTCTATTTTGATAGTACGGTTGACCCTTGTTTTAGCGAACTTGGTTTTTAGCGAATTCCTTATTATAGCGAACTAGTTTCTCAGAAGTGTAGATAGTTCTAAATATTTTACAGTTTGTCCAAGCTAGCAAAACTCCTTAAAACCATTTCTGATGCTAGCGTACAAAAGCTTAAATTCATAGCTGTATTTGTCTTCCTTTTTATTGTCTTAGAAACAGCAAAAGCTAATTAATGCCAGTAGACACTTTAACTTCTGTGACAATTCAACAAGCCTCCTTATATAAGGGGAGAAGGTGTAGTATTAGCGCATTtggcttgtaatcataagggaTCAGGTTTGAGTCCCCACTCCGACGCACCTGTAAATGTAATGTTGTCAGCCCATGTAATGCTACCTTCTAACCGCTAATTGGTTCGTGTGGCTAGCAAGAAAGTTAGTGCAATGTTATACGTATTTCTAACGGTAATATAACATAGTTTCAGTCGGAGGGAAGGAAAAGCTAACTGTTAGGAAAGAATCCCAAAcacatttcctgtgtttttgtttaaccgaagttgcaataaagtttctTGCGGGAAAGATTATTGCATCTATTGTTTAACGTGCACTAAGCACTCAGCCTTGAGTAACATTTACTTTTGAACTTTTGAACTATGATAGGGTAGCAAGGACATGCAAACTGTGTTTctatttcagctaaagttgtggaaagttatttttcgAGAAATATATTACACAAGAAACATCATAATGTTAAGTGCGCTTTACTTGATTCACTACATACTGCATAccagtactaaagcgctccaccgaTTGTGTGACACTGTTTGtggttcttattaagcgctccactggGCGTTCAATTCTAGGCTGTACAGTAACTCGTGGCTTAACCCGGTGGCTTGACGCCaaagaaaatacaaagaaaataaaacagcTCAAGGAATTGACCTTTTTGAATTTGCGTTCGGTTCATTTGAGTAATTTTTGGTGTCTTACCATCCTAATAATTTTTTGCTGGTACAGTGGGCTAAATTCATCCTTGCTACCCCCAATGTCAGGTAAATTTATTCGTAGCCAGATgcacaaaaaattgatttttttttgcaaccTATTGTTTATACTGCGGCTCTgtggaaaaaaaatcaaatatgcgAGAAGTTTTCATAAACTAAATTATTTGCTTTAAAAATAGGAAACAGAGATGATGTTATATGCTCGAGCTCGCCTGGATGAGATATTTAGATGCTAATTTaatatatgtaaatatatatttgtttttcaagAAGTCAATACGTGAAGTGACAGCTTAAATAAAATTCATATCAATTTGATAGTACAGTAGTGGTTGTGATGATTCCTATTTGTACttgatttcttttttatatttgcaaatCAAAATAGAGTTACCCAGATCTTCACGTAGCTACAACCACACGCTCCCTAAAAACTGTAGTAATTCGCATGCGGAGACATTGTTTTTGATTTGACTCATTTGACTCACAAGAAAATCTTTGTTTGATAAAAGGTGCCTGCTTTTATAACTTAAAATGTCCACTGTAAAAGTTTGAATGTATCATTCTCCCAGTCAGTCGTTTTTCCATGCTAAAGAAATACAAAATCACAAAATGAAGAAAACATTACAGTATATTCACAACATTTCTGAtaacataataaaaataacatttactGTTTCATATACACAcagaatatttatatttttaacaaattatgaCACCTATACACTATTTTCTAACTGTTATATAATAAGACGTGCTGAACCTTCTGGAGGATgtgctgtttgtttttttgatttctgTATAATGGCGTATACAATTAATACACCAGTAACGCTTAGACATGTTCCTAGTATGGAGTAACTAATATTGTATATCAGCTTGCTTTTGTGTGTAACACCGCTTGCGTCCGACGCACTTGGAACACGTGTGGTGTGCGAAGCTAAAAGTAATACAGAATAAAAACACTAGTAGCTAAGAATACCGaataaatatcaaattattatagAAAAGACAGTAAAATACGACcaactgttcttatttttttaaccgtGTTTCAgcctgattttttttcttctgatcCTAAGAAGAACACGAATTAAGAATTTAACCCCTagctgtttttatttataatttctttCACTGGGAACTTCCGCGctttattgtttatataaaaacattacaTGTTTTTGTTGCTGATGCAACTCCATGATTGTGTTCATGGATAATGTTAATTCAGATTTAGGATATTCTTAGCTTCGAAAACTATGATTTCAAGCCTaagtttgttcttattttgtttcttcagtataatataaaaagaaaagtatGTGAACTATCTGAATACTTACTCTTGCGTATTTCAGATCCCATTGTAGAGTTTAAATTAAACTTAGCATTGCATTTGTCACCACGGCAATGACACGTTATCGCGTTATACTTTTGTCGCTCACACCCAACGTGTTCCCAACGTGTAATACAACCCGCCGATATAGTATTTCCAGTAATGATGAAGTAACAATGTTCCTGCAATCCCCAGCATTTTTCGATTGATGCATACTGGGTCCAATTCATGACATTTGGACCATTCAAAATTCGTAGACAGGAATTGGATCCATTATCATTACtttctaaaaaattcaaaataaacagTGTTTGAAGAACGCACTCTTTATGTTTGTGGTAATAGAATAAAACGTAATTTATATAGTCATCGTGTGTCATACACTTCAGAATAAAGTTCTCTACAGTTTTTTTTACATACGGAAATAAAAGTGAGTGGACTCTGCTGTTTTAGGCTTTTGTTTAACTAATGCATTTTGGGTGGATGGATTTCTTAATGGGTGTGGTCGTTTCTTTTTAAGAGAGAAGGTATACTGATTCAAAGGGCCCGCAACAGTCCAGACAGATATTTTTCATGCATATGCTAAGCATGTTGCTTAACAtatgcatgtatttatatatatttatgtatatGTAAGTATTTTTTCTGATGTGTGTTTTTTCTTAGAAGTATTTTAAATAGACAGTATTTTAAaacctaatttttaaaactacgcTGTCTAAAATTAACCTGTAATTATACCTTAACACcttgtgtaatttttttaaacaaaacaggACCATTTCATttaacccttataatttataagAAGATTTGTCGGTAAAAGGTGACGAATTTTTGCCTAGTTGACTAATATTTATTATTGACGAATTTTTTACTAATTACGTTTTTGCTTAATTGATAGGTTTAGAAAAGTAAATAGGAAACGTAAATTTGAAATAAGTTGTGAGTAgaataaatacaaaattataAAGTTTACAATTACTGTCGTTTCTGAGTGAACGGGTTTTTGATTATCGAATGACTTCATTTGCTGGCTTAGCAACCTTTGTGGTACCCGTTTTGTCAAATCCATTCATTACCGATTCATTCTGATGTTTCAGGTATTCGAACAATTCAACAACCCAgcccaccctcgtccccagtttTTTGTCTTCTTGATATAAGTTTTCTGtcatatcaaaaagaaaaaagcctTGAGGACGAGGGTACAACCCAACCTGCATGTAAAGGTTTTTTATCGGGACAATCTAGGaatcaaataatttaaacaaacaGACGTCATTTTATTTCAAACTTGTTAGCTTCACGTGGATATCATGTTTGTAAAGAAACTTCATTGTCAAACGCGAAAATTAATGAGGAAGTTAAAGTAGAATTAGAACCAAATACAACATCATTGTCAACAGACCCTTCCTTATGCGTGTGCCATGAAAACAAAGAATCCTTATTTCAACGATTGAAAAACAATCGAACACGTTGCACGAGAAGTATCTCgttacatttattttttactcaacGAAGAAAATGGAAATGTTTCTGGAAATCCAAACTCCTTCAAAAAAAACAAGCTGTCTCAAATTCCAAGTCTTtctgttattaattttttttctttctgttattaaaattgttgttgATACAATGAAAGAATTCGTGCTTGTTTCTTACGCTAATAAATACAGTAATAATACCAACGATTTTTTACCGATTAAatgttctttaaattttttttttaaaaaaaataagctaATAGTAGGCAattcaaaatttgataaatataaaTATCCACAATTCCTGAACCCAAGTACCTAATATAATTGGCGGGATGCATAATGAGGTAGTATTGTgactttttttccattttaaaagATGGTGTCATACACACCTCTCCTTGATGTGCTTAAATATTAGTGTTCTCTATTTAAAAACCTTTGCACTCTGGCATACAATACTCTTCTTGCTGCTTTCTATATATTCAACCCGAATATTATAAAATGCAGGATGTTCTGAATCCAGAGCGTCCAGGCTAGCTGgcatcaaataaataaattctttcACATAAATTTAACTGAAAACTAAGAACACATTGATATGGAATGTCAAAGCAATGTGATCTCCATTTATGGCTACTTTAACTTTTTGACCTGGTGGCAATTAAATACTTCGAAACATTCTTAAATTTACATTGCAAAAGTCTTACCACGCAATAACACAAGAGCCAATAAAAAGAATTTGTAAATCCAAACTTCTCGTGACTGAGAAAAATTaaacatgttatttttttttaatatttgctttTTGTCTTAAAAAAACTGAGGGAGATGGGACTTATATATAGCAAAGTAGTTACACGTCTGCGTTAAAATCTAACTTACTTGAGGCTCCCGTTTAAGAcattataaattaaaatttctgtTAAGTTCACATTGTGATGTCTATACCAGTCAAAGAAAAATGGTTAAAATagtataacgattttttatgctttttcaAATGTAGCAACTTTTTTGTAACCTGGATTTGGTATTAGATGATATTTGAAATTCAAACACAAAAATATGTCAAGTTCTTACCTTTTTCTGTTTCAGCATTGGAACAAACAAACACCACATAGAGTATACTAACATAGCATGCTGTCTTTGATGAAGCAAATATCTGTTTGGTTATCTTCatagacattttttattttgttgttttcttaaaaGGAGAAAATTTTTCAATACAGTTTTAAAATTTGCAGCTTAATTAAATGAAATATTTAACTACAGAAAAACTTCATTTCTATAACTTCGTGTGTGTTTAACTAAAAGAGTGTTAAATATTCatgtatttttcttttcatgccaaaaaaaatatatttcctcACCTACATGAAGAATTGAAAGAATCACGAAAATAGAACCGTTATTGTTTATTCTACAGAATGGATAAATAGTCGGTGCGTGTTATGTGCTGCCATGTTTAATTACGTATGACGTCATTGTAGATTGTACGAAATTCGTTTTGTACATaagaacattaaaagaacaaacATCAAACATAACACTGTTCTTCTAACGACATGTTTTCCAACAAATAGATGGAATGGTAGCTACAAGCTGGGTATATAAATACGACAGGCTTGAGCTGATAAAACAAGAACTTAAAAATGGGTTAACTTGTAAATGATTTCTTCGTTTTAACTTTCTCTTTTGTTCATTtgctcttttttctttttcatattcttttttccctttttctCTGGTTTTCTTTTCTCCTTTTCGCTTTCATCTATTTAAGTAGGCCGGATTATTTCAATAAAACTTGTATTCCAAAAAAGTCTTATACATTTTAATCGTTCTTTGCACTTGCCGGCGCGCATGGTATCTTTTAATcctcttgtaaaaaaataaactatttagaattaaatataataaaattactACCTTCTTTTAATCCATATTTTAAAAGTACGCACACGCGAATATTATGAAGGAATAAACATCAATGCAGCGTGGTTCAGCAATGTTATGGAGttcaaaagaaattatt
This window contains:
- the LOC130645747 gene encoding uncharacterized protein LOC130645747, which encodes MSMKITKQIFASSKTACYVSILYVVFVCSNAETEKESNDNGSNSCLRILNGPNVMNWTQYASIEKCWGLQEHCYFIITGNTISAGCITRWEHVGCERQKYNAITCHCRGDKCNAKFNLNSTMGSEIRKTSHTTRVPSASDASGVTHKSKLIYNISYSILGTCLSVTGVLIVYAIIQKSKKQTAHPPEGSARLII